A genomic stretch from Staphylococcus succinus includes:
- a CDS encoding four-helix bundle copper-binding protein produces the protein MTDKQYYNLVQTLHECMEACNHCYDACLKEKDMTMMAECIRLDRECADICAFLEQSLTRNSPFASDLATICAKVCGACGNECQKHNHDHCQNCAETCFKCVEACKEIA, from the coding sequence ATGACTGATAAACAATATTACAATCTGGTTCAAACGCTACATGAATGTATGGAAGCGTGTAATCATTGTTACGATGCCTGTTTGAAGGAAAAAGACATGACAATGATGGCAGAGTGCATCCGTCTGGATCGTGAATGCGCAGACATCTGTGCATTTTTAGAACAATCGCTAACAAGAAATTCACCATTTGCTTCTGATTTGGCGACAATATGCGCCAAAGTATGCGGAGCATGTGGTAATGAATGTCAGAAGCATAACCATGACCATTGTCAAAATTGTGCAGAGACGTGCTTTAAATGTGTAGAAGCTTGTAAAGAAATCGCGTAA